In a genomic window of Borrelia maritima:
- the tsaE gene encoding tRNA (adenosine(37)-N6)-threonylcarbamoyltransferase complex ATPase subunit type 1 TsaE — protein MILEFKSEKKMINFSKSFFYPLPIGKIFVLSGDMGSGKTSFLKGLAFNLGISYFTSPTYNIVNVYDFVDFKFYHIDLYRVFSLEEFELIGGLEILMDRDSIIAIEWPQIALSIIPKDRLFSLAFKIVGSGRVVEFND, from the coding sequence TTGATTTTAGAATTTAAATCAGAAAAAAAAATGATAAATTTTTCCAAATCTTTTTTTTATCCTTTGCCAATTGGTAAAATATTTGTTTTAAGTGGTGATATGGGATCTGGAAAAACTAGTTTTTTAAAGGGGCTTGCTTTCAATCTTGGTATTTCTTATTTTACAAGTCCAACTTACAACATTGTTAATGTTTATGATTTTGTAGATTTTAAGTTTTATCACATTGATCTATATCGTGTTTTTTCTTTAGAAGAATTTGAACTTATTGGAGGATTGGAAATACTTATGGATCGCGACTCAATTATTGCTATTGAATGGCCACAAATTGCTTTAAGCATTATTCCAAAAGACAGATTATTTTCTTTGGCTTTTAAAATAGTTGGTTCGGGAAGGGTTGTAGAATTTAATGATTAA
- the fliW gene encoding flagellar assembly protein FliW: MINEKSIGFDFPEGILGFENIKKFTIKDSKYKPFSIMQSINKDVSFLVTSPFNFLSEYLPDIQEKDWLDIKAKEEDEKVILCIINMHVNDYKDITANLKAPIIINKKKLLGKQAICINEKYSLHHKVFKE, translated from the coding sequence ATGATAAATGAAAAAAGTATAGGATTTGATTTCCCCGAAGGAATACTTGGATTTGAAAACATTAAAAAATTTACAATAAAAGACTCTAAATATAAGCCTTTTTCTATTATGCAATCCATTAATAAAGACGTGAGCTTTTTAGTGACATCTCCTTTTAATTTTTTAAGTGAATACTTACCAGATATCCAGGAAAAAGATTGGCTTGACATTAAAGCAAAAGAAGAAGATGAAAAAGTTATATTATGCATAATTAATATGCACGTTAATGATTATAAAGACATTACAGCTAACCTAAAAGCACCAATAATAATAAACAAAAAAAAATTACTTGGAAAGCAAGCCATATGCATAAATGAAAAATACTCGTTACACCATAAAGTTTTCAAGGAATAA
- the tsaB gene encoding tRNA (adenosine(37)-N6)-threonylcarbamoyltransferase complex dimerization subunit type 1 TsaB, translating to MINVLAFEYSYKALIVYCIIDNKDFSLVELKSNFNFSIPKIFNDFVIKNNIDLNQIKLIVNSCGPGSFTGLRISLSFVKGLALGLCIPFVNISTLDVFANLVKNNSSAIVLTFTAGKYFLGHYKNCELAGKILCLSKEDLFEYLNRADVNSVLVGNNLEDVCKEFNYKFKIIENLSSFGKILTELGIAKYLKNRKSDNIFSGPLYIRQSDAEVNFHS from the coding sequence ATGATTAATGTGCTTGCGTTTGAATATTCATATAAAGCATTAATAGTTTATTGTATTATTGACAATAAGGATTTTTCATTGGTTGAGCTTAAGTCAAATTTTAATTTTAGTATTCCAAAAATTTTTAATGATTTTGTAATTAAAAATAACATTGATCTTAATCAAATTAAATTAATTGTAAATTCTTGTGGACCTGGTTCTTTTACTGGCCTTAGAATTAGTTTAAGTTTTGTTAAAGGCCTTGCTTTGGGTCTATGTATTCCTTTTGTTAATATTTCCACATTAGATGTTTTTGCAAACTTGGTTAAAAACAATTCTAGCGCAATCGTGTTAACTTTTACTGCTGGTAAATATTTTTTGGGGCATTATAAAAATTGTGAATTGGCGGGGAAGATTTTATGTTTATCCAAGGAAGATTTGTTTGAATATCTAAATCGGGCTGATGTAAATTCAGTGCTTGTTGGAAATAATCTTGAGGATGTTTGTAAAGAATTTAATTATAAATTTAAAATTATTGAAAATTTAAGTTCATTTGGAAAAATTTTAACAGAACTTGGGATAGCTAAATATTTAAAAAATCGTAAAAGTGATAATATTTTTTCAGGGCCTCTTTACATAAGGCAAAGTGATGCGGAAGTTAATTTTCATTCTTAA
- the csrA gene encoding carbon storage regulator CsrA, whose product MLVLSRKINESIKINSNIEVLILEIKKDTVKIAIKAPANIKIFRSEIYEFIIEENKKSILKDKHNISKIKKLFSHYFKNEN is encoded by the coding sequence ATGCTAGTATTGTCAAGAAAGATAAATGAAAGTATTAAAATAAACTCTAACATTGAAGTTTTAATATTAGAGATAAAAAAGGATACTGTTAAAATAGCAATTAAGGCTCCTGCAAACATTAAAATATTTAGATCTGAAATTTATGAATTTATTATAGAAGAAAATAAAAAATCAATACTAAAAGACAAGCACAATATAAGCAAAATTAAAAAACTATTCAGTCATTATTTTAAGAATGAAAATTAA